TTTTTGTTCCCCCCCCTTTTTTCAGACTCTTTGCGCAAGGAGCCCCCATGGACGCGAAAAATCCCCAGGTCATCCTGCAGACTTCCCAGGGCGACATCACCCTCGAACTCTACCCCGCGCAGGCGCCGGCCTCGGTGGCCAATTTTCTTGCCTATGCGCGCGACGGCTATTACGACGGCACCATCTTTCACCGCGTGATCAGCAACTTCATGATCCAGGGCGGCGGCATGACGCCGGACATGAAGAACAAGCAAACCAAGGCACCCATCAAGAACGAAGCCGACAACGGCCTCAAGAATGAGCGCGGCACCGTCGCCATGGCCCGCACCCAGGTGGTCGACAGCGCTACCAGCCAGTTCTTCATCAACGTCACGGACAACGATTTTCTCAATCACCGCGACAAATCGCCGGCCGGCTACGGCTATGCCGTGTTCGGCAAGGTGATCGCGGGCATGGAAGCCGTCGACGCCATTCGCAAGGTGCCCACGGGCAACGCCGGCTTTCACCAGGACGTGCCCAAGACGCCGGTGGTCATCGAAAAAGCCACCGTGGTGGAATGATGCCCGGGTGCCCCTGAGCGCCACCTCCGAAGCTGCGCGTAAGAGCCGGAAAGAAATCCTCTTTCCGGCTCTTTTTTTATGCGCGCACGCTCTCATCCAAAAAAAATTCATCTGGATTTTCTCTTTGAACAGGGAAACTTAACTGATTACTGAAAAACATTTTCCTGATGGTCGTTTGACATCACAGGGCATCTTCCCTAGAATAAATTTCGTTTCACCAAGATTATATTTTTTGTTTCACGCATTCAAGGAGCCTGCTTATCGTGACCATCTATTGCGAGAATCAACAGTCGATCGCACGCAGAATCAACCGAGATTGCGCCTTATCCAACTGGCAGGATTGGCGCTGGCAGATCAAACACTCGATACAATCCATTGATTCATTTGAAAACCTGCTCGACATTCGCTTCCCCTCGGACGAGCGCCGGGAGCTCGCGCTGACGCTGCGCAAATTTCCCCTGTCGATCACGCCCTACTACCTGTCCCTGATCGACACCGATGACTACCGCAATTGCCCCGTGTTCCGCCAGGCCTTCCCTTCCCCGGCCGAGCTGCACATCGGCAACTGCGACCTTTCGGATCCCCTGGCCGAGGACCAGGACAGCCCGGCGCCGGGCATTACCCACCGCTATCCCGATCGGGTACTGTTCCACGTCAGCAATGTATGCTCCATGTACTGCCGCCATTGCACGCGCAAACGCAAGGTCGGCGACCAGGATTCCATTCCCGGCCGCGCGGAACTCGAGATAGGCATCGCCTACATCCGCAAACACCCCGAGGTGCGCGACGTTC
The Geoalkalibacter sp. genome window above contains:
- a CDS encoding peptidylprolyl isomerase produces the protein MDAKNPQVILQTSQGDITLELYPAQAPASVANFLAYARDGYYDGTIFHRVISNFMIQGGGMTPDMKNKQTKAPIKNEADNGLKNERGTVAMARTQVVDSATSQFFINVTDNDFLNHRDKSPAGYGYAVFGKVIAGMEAVDAIRKVPTGNAGFHQDVPKTPVVIEKATVVE
- a CDS encoding KamA family radical SAM protein; this translates as MTIYCENQQSIARRINRDCALSNWQDWRWQIKHSIQSIDSFENLLDIRFPSDERRELALTLRKFPLSITPYYLSLIDTDDYRNCPVFRQAFPSPAELHIGNCDLSDPLAEDQDSPAPGITHRYPDRVLFHVSNVCSMYCRHCTRKRKVGDQDSIPGRAELEIGIAYIRKHPEVRDVLLSGGDPLMLSDTYLDWILGEIRAIKHVEVIRIGTRMPVVLPYRITDDLVAMLKRHQPLWLNTHFNHPREITTSSKTAIRKLADAGIPLGNQTVLLAGVNDCPRVIKALNHKLTANRVRP